From a region of the Paenibacillus sp. FSL R10-2734 genome:
- a CDS encoding CoA-acylating methylmalonate-semialdehyde dehydrogenase, giving the protein MSLLVTQAERVKNYVNGAWVESSSGRDEEVYNPATGEVIAYVPISSKEELDTAVEAAAVAFQSWKRVAVPRRARYFFQYQQLLVAHWNELAELITLENGKSLEEAQGEVQRGIECVEFAAGIPTLMMGSQLPDIATGIESGMYRYPLGVVGGIAPFNFPMMVPCWMFPLAIACGNTFVLKPSERTPLLVNRLAELFAEAGFPSGVLNIVHGAHEVVNGLLEHDEVKAISFVGSQPVAEYVYKTGTAQGKRVQALAGAKNHSIVLPDAELDNAVKNIIAAAFGSAGERCMACSVVVVHEAIADELVGRLTAAADELEIGNGADDGVFLGPVIRQSNKDRTLYYIETGEAEAAKLVRDGRKDAATGGAGYFIGPTIFDHVQPGMAIWRDEIFAPVLSVIRVKSLSEAIAVTNQSPFANGACIYTDSAKAIREFREEIDAGMLGVNLGVPAPMAFFPFSGYKKSFYGDLHANGRDGVEFYTRKKMITARY; this is encoded by the coding sequence ATGTCTCTCCTAGTAACGCAGGCTGAAAGAGTTAAAAATTATGTGAATGGAGCTTGGGTAGAATCGTCGTCCGGGCGAGATGAAGAGGTATATAATCCGGCGACAGGTGAAGTGATTGCCTACGTACCGATTTCTAGCAAGGAAGAATTGGATACGGCGGTCGAGGCGGCTGCGGTGGCATTTCAATCGTGGAAAAGGGTCGCTGTGCCGCGTCGTGCCCGCTACTTCTTTCAATATCAACAGCTACTGGTAGCGCATTGGAATGAGCTGGCTGAGCTGATTACGCTAGAGAATGGCAAAAGTCTGGAAGAAGCACAAGGTGAAGTGCAGCGCGGCATTGAGTGTGTGGAATTTGCTGCAGGCATCCCTACGCTGATGATGGGCAGCCAGCTTCCGGACATTGCTACCGGAATTGAATCCGGGATGTATCGCTATCCACTGGGGGTGGTCGGGGGGATTGCTCCGTTTAATTTTCCGATGATGGTCCCTTGCTGGATGTTTCCTCTAGCCATTGCTTGCGGGAATACCTTTGTGCTGAAGCCTTCTGAGCGTACGCCACTATTAGTCAATCGATTGGCAGAGTTATTTGCCGAAGCGGGTTTCCCATCAGGTGTGCTGAATATTGTTCATGGGGCGCATGAGGTTGTAAATGGGCTGCTGGAGCATGATGAGGTGAAGGCAATTTCGTTCGTGGGTTCGCAGCCGGTAGCGGAATATGTATATAAGACAGGGACGGCCCAGGGGAAGCGGGTTCAGGCGTTAGCAGGCGCCAAGAATCATTCGATTGTGCTGCCTGATGCGGAGCTGGACAATGCGGTGAAAAATATAATTGCGGCAGCTTTTGGCTCTGCGGGAGAGCGGTGTATGGCTTGCTCGGTCGTGGTGGTTCATGAGGCTATCGCTGACGAGCTAGTGGGTCGTCTGACGGCTGCTGCGGATGAGCTTGAAATTGGGAATGGCGCCGATGACGGGGTGTTTTTGGGTCCGGTAATTCGCCAGTCGAATAAGGATCGGACCCTTTATTACATTGAGACTGGTGAAGCTGAGGCAGCTAAGCTTGTGAGAGATGGGCGGAAAGATGCTGCTACGGGAGGTGCTGGTTATTTTATCGGACCGACGATATTTGATCATGTACAGCCGGGAATGGCCATCTGGAGGGATGAGATTTTCGCGCCGGTATTGTCAGTGATCCGTGTGAAGAGTCTGAGTGAAGCCATTGCGGTAACCAATCAGTCTCCATTCGCGAATGGGGCGTGCATTTATACAGATAGCGCTAAAGCGATCCGTGAATTCCGAGAAGAAATTGATGCAGGGATGCTGGGTGTGAATCTGGGTGTGCCTGCGCCAATGGCCTTTTTCCCCTTCTCAGGTTATAAGAAATCGTTCTATGGAGATCTGCATGCCAATGGGCGTGATGGGGTGGAGTTCTATACGCGTAAAAAGATGATCACTGCCCGTTATTAG
- a CDS encoding aspartate aminotransferase family protein has product MQSLGNDSELAVNKDQKYLWHNITPYSEKNPPMIAASASGSWVTDIQGNTFLDGMSGLWCVNVGYGRKELAEAAYNQLLTLPYFPLTQSHLPAIALAEKLNEWLDDDYVIFFSNSGSEANEAAFKMARQYQQQIGQHYRHKFISRYRGYHGSSLGALSATGQAQRKYKYEPLTGGFLHVAPPDSYRRPAGMSVEEFNLQCAQSIEDTMIWEGVETVAAVIMEPVITGGGVIVPHQVYLDRVQEICRKHGVLLIIDEVICGFGRSGRKFGHHNYNVKPDIVTMAKGLTSAYLPLSATAVRKEIYEAFKDNSDDYGHFRHVNTFGGNPASCALALRNLEIIEQEKLVERAELLGKRLNVEFTDLLDHKLVGDVRSFGLVTGIELVEDKVSKKPVDLNIVKGIIAECKSKGLIIGKNGDTVAGFNNVLTFAPPLSSTDEDVDFIIDTFKAVLNGGWAK; this is encoded by the coding sequence ATGCAGAGTTTGGGGAATGATAGCGAGCTTGCGGTGAACAAGGATCAGAAGTACTTATGGCACAACATTACACCTTATAGTGAAAAAAATCCGCCTATGATAGCCGCTTCGGCGAGTGGATCATGGGTTACGGATATTCAGGGCAATACATTTTTGGATGGAATGTCTGGTTTGTGGTGCGTAAATGTAGGTTATGGCCGCAAGGAATTAGCGGAAGCGGCATATAACCAACTGCTGACGTTGCCTTATTTCCCCTTGACCCAAAGTCATCTTCCTGCGATTGCGCTGGCGGAGAAGCTGAATGAGTGGCTTGATGATGATTACGTTATTTTCTTCTCCAATAGTGGATCAGAAGCAAATGAGGCTGCCTTCAAAATGGCTCGCCAATACCAGCAGCAAATCGGCCAGCATTATCGCCATAAATTCATTTCCCGTTATCGTGGGTATCATGGCAGTTCGCTTGGTGCGTTGTCCGCAACGGGTCAGGCGCAGCGCAAATATAAATATGAACCGCTGACCGGTGGGTTTCTGCATGTTGCTCCGCCGGACAGCTATCGCCGCCCAGCGGGGATGTCTGTGGAAGAATTCAACCTTCAATGTGCGCAGTCTATTGAGGACACGATGATTTGGGAAGGCGTGGAGACGGTAGCAGCGGTGATCATGGAGCCTGTGATTACGGGTGGTGGGGTCATTGTGCCGCATCAGGTGTATTTGGATCGGGTGCAGGAAATCTGCCGCAAGCACGGTGTGCTGCTTATTATTGATGAGGTGATATGCGGATTTGGACGTTCCGGACGTAAATTCGGACACCACAATTACAATGTGAAGCCTGATATTGTAACGATGGCTAAAGGGCTGACTAGTGCATACCTCCCCCTGTCTGCCACTGCTGTGCGTAAAGAAATCTATGAGGCATTCAAAGACAACAGCGATGATTACGGTCATTTTCGCCATGTGAATACCTTTGGTGGCAATCCGGCTTCATGTGCACTGGCGCTGCGCAATCTTGAGATTATTGAGCAGGAGAAGCTGGTAGAGCGTGCAGAGCTTTTGGGCAAAAGACTGAACGTTGAGTTCACCGATTTACTGGATCATAAGCTTGTGGGTGATGTCCGCAGCTTTGGCTTGGTGACAGGGATTGAACTCGTTGAAGATAAAGTTAGCAAGAAGCCGGTTGATCTGAATATCGTTAAAGGCATCATTGCTGAATGCAAATCTAAAGGACTTATCATTGGCAAAAATGGTGATACCGTAGCTGGGTTCAACAATGTGCTTACCTTCGCTCCGCCGCTTTCCTCGACAGATGAAGATGTGGATTTTATTATCGATACTTTTAAAGCTGTGCTGAACGGGGGCTGGGCAAAGTGA
- a CDS encoding PucR family transcriptional regulator ligand-binding domain-containing protein codes for MDWELVLTIHDALKRPLFAEAAVIGGKSGLSRAIRWVHVLESANFETLIHGEEMILTTGIGASVDLPSSLEFMQNLIDKNAACLCIELGTYFSIIPQEMIDLANTNDFPLIIFTRTVRFVDITLDLHSIIINRHHRMLQELEKISREFHRLTLTSQGTVKVLQLLCKSTRTQIVYMQLQGKPLFFPALSPEEQAPLLNFFTAFGDEMEGIQPDTAPYTREYGQKTIAIKPVGALDQTWAYILMVCNHKPQEFDCLLLDSASLSIAQELLRTRYMEERKLFSENLWVDELINGRIEDDNRLKGLIGSNFNVVNELPYRVCLIEIKNPRDVKWNSSENEWESITFHLSLILRSIFEKYSLRPLITLKNNRLTVIALDIQSKMPGKLRLQQALEALQNIRSDERLKDLQLVIGVSKSHKRLKQAYSGYQEALQALSLYSCYQKSLLFYEELGVFQLLLSLNDGKTLQTFIRSYLGPLIDHDQSKGSELLLTLRVYLDHDGSKQIAARNLFIVRQSLYYRLDKITELLGEDFMQPENRISIQVALRAYQFLYPDKITLPSPRSAQL; via the coding sequence ATGGATTGGGAGCTTGTATTAACCATTCATGACGCTTTAAAAAGACCACTATTCGCAGAAGCCGCGGTCATCGGTGGCAAAAGCGGCTTGAGCCGTGCTATACGTTGGGTGCATGTGCTGGAAAGTGCCAACTTTGAGACTCTAATCCACGGGGAAGAGATGATACTGACTACGGGGATTGGTGCAAGTGTTGATCTGCCTTCCTCCTTGGAATTTATGCAGAACTTAATTGATAAAAATGCGGCTTGCCTATGTATTGAGCTAGGTACGTACTTCAGCATCATCCCGCAAGAAATGATCGACTTAGCTAACACAAATGATTTTCCGCTGATCATATTTACCCGTACGGTTCGCTTTGTAGATATCACACTGGACCTCCACTCCATCATCATCAATCGGCATCACCGGATGCTGCAAGAACTCGAAAAAATCTCGCGTGAATTTCACCGCCTGACGTTGACCTCACAAGGAACAGTGAAGGTGCTGCAATTATTATGTAAAAGCACCCGCACACAAATCGTCTATATGCAGCTGCAAGGCAAACCCTTATTCTTCCCGGCACTCTCGCCCGAAGAGCAAGCTCCTCTACTGAATTTCTTCACTGCCTTCGGTGACGAGATGGAAGGCATTCAACCAGACACCGCTCCTTACACTCGAGAATATGGACAGAAGACGATTGCTATTAAGCCTGTGGGCGCGCTGGATCAGACCTGGGCTTACATCCTGATGGTATGCAATCACAAGCCACAGGAATTTGACTGTCTGCTGCTGGATTCCGCCTCTCTGTCTATTGCTCAGGAGCTGCTGCGTACTCGGTATATGGAGGAACGCAAGCTTTTTTCGGAAAATCTATGGGTCGACGAGCTGATCAATGGTCGCATTGAGGATGACAACCGCCTGAAGGGTCTAATCGGCTCCAATTTCAACGTGGTCAACGAACTCCCTTACCGAGTGTGCCTTATAGAAATCAAGAACCCCAGAGACGTAAAATGGAACAGCTCGGAGAACGAATGGGAATCAATCACCTTCCACCTTTCGCTCATCCTGCGTTCCATCTTCGAGAAATATTCTTTACGTCCGCTGATCACCCTTAAGAACAATCGCCTTACTGTCATCGCACTCGACATTCAATCTAAAATGCCCGGAAAACTGCGGCTTCAGCAAGCACTTGAGGCCCTTCAGAACATCCGCTCCGACGAGAGGCTCAAGGATTTGCAGCTTGTCATCGGAGTGAGCAAATCGCATAAGCGCCTGAAACAGGCCTATTCCGGTTATCAAGAAGCCCTGCAAGCTTTGTCGCTATACTCCTGTTACCAGAAGTCACTGCTCTTCTACGAAGAGCTTGGCGTATTCCAGTTGCTGCTGAGTCTAAACGACGGGAAAACGTTGCAGACCTTCATTCGTAGCTATCTCGGCCCACTAATCGACCATGACCAATCCAAAGGCAGCGAGCTGCTTCTCACGCTACGTGTCTATCTGGATCATGACGGTTCCAAACAAATTGCCGCCCGAAATCTATTCATCGTCAGGCAATCACTGTATTATCGTCTCGACAAAATAACAGAGCTGCTGGGCGAAGATTTCATGCAGCCAGAGAACCGAATCTCCATTCAGGTCGCCCTACGCGCCTATCAATTCCTGTATCCAGACAAAATCACTTTGCCCAGCCCCCGTTCAGCACAGCTTTAA